The Vitis vinifera cultivar Pinot Noir 40024 chromosome 3, ASM3070453v1 region TTGAAGCATCCTTCATTCCAGAACTTGCTAAGTCAGGCTGAGGAAGAGTTCGGGTTTGATCATCCACTGGGTGGTCTCACAATCCCATGCAGAGAAGAAGCCTTCATTGATCTAACTTGCAGTTTGAATTGCTCATAAGCAAGGAGGAAAATCTCAAAACCACCAGCCTGAAGTACTCTGAATCTCTAACACCACTGACCCCAAAAACCAATCCCAccaattttgaaacatggaGAAATAGGCCTTTTGTAGTGATATCAATGtaaaattccaccatttttctgTAAAGTGAGTTTATAGTTGAATTTCTTCATATTAAAAGAATAGCTCTTTTCCCTTATCTTATTTTGTCCTCCAGCATCCATTCAATATAATAAGGTATTCCATTGTTTGCAGATTCAGTTGCAATAAAAATACAGATGCTCTCTCATTCTGGTTTCATTATGAAGAATGCCCACTACCTGAATCAACACTCAGCctgaataagaaagaaaggcttgATAAATAGGACGATTAATTAATCAAGGAAACTGAAAGTAACCCTATTTTCACTGGGTCAAGTTTGCTATGCATTAGTTGTTTCTTTCCAAAATAGCCAAAATGTCATCATTTCTTCTATGTTTCTCTCTGCTGTTAAAAACATTGACAAGGACATTTGTATGATATGATTTCTTATATGGCTATTATTTCATGCAACATCATCATATGCCACACGTCTGTTAGAGCTACTGGAATGAATATAGTCCCTGCCAGTTGGCTGATCCAAATCCACAGTAAGCCAAGACGAATCCTGGCAAATAAATTTCAGAATGAAAACTACAGCAATCTTATAGCTGGGAGGCAAACCCATGTGAACCCTTGTGTTGAATGTCCAAAGATGGACCCTATTAGAGACTTCTCTGGACTCTGTATATATTCTACTCATCATAAGGATATGGCATCCCACTGTCAAAGTTTTCTTATCCCAAGACATCTTTAAGAACCATTTCTTGTTATAGTCTGTATccattcaaaatcaaaacaGAACATAACTCAATTTCTGTCATGAAGTTAGAGATGTCTATCTTAAAGAAAAAACTTTGCCAAGGGTGCTTTTTCAAAAGGTTGATTTGCATAGTGCTGTTTTAAATGTACCTAGGCCTACTttacaagggaaaaaaaaaattaagctacGAATATGATCTTCCTTTtgtcttcttcattttcatcatttgaGCTTTTCCCCTTTCCTTGAACTATAAATGACGGTGCTTTTATTTTGAAGACCTGCATCCCTCAGTCAAACTTGATGAAGAACCCTCGAAAAACATTGTACTAACATTTTCTAGATAAGAAAAACAGGAATAGTTTGTCTTCAATGGTAAAATTTGAGACTCTTTTAAATATCAGAAACTTGAAAGCAGTAAGGATCAGAAAACCaagaataatcaataaattTGTCTAGGTATTTTGGGAGCATATGTTGCAATCCAACTCAGAGTGCCCATTTATGGACGATGCATGCTTTGCATTTAGACTTGGAGTTCTTGAAGTTCTTTCATTGTCTTGCTATTGAATTCTTTATATAAAGCATCATAGAACAATACCATATGATATGTTGGTTAGGTGATTCCATTCAAACTTTCTTCTGCTAGATTTAATGCTGAAGAGTGAGGACCATATCATCACTGTTTCTTCACTTGCATAGAACAAGAAACATCATCACATGAGAATATAGCCTTTTTGTCCAATATGTCCTAATGATCGGGTGGATGTATGTTATaatgaaatacaaaaataatgatttcaaGTGGTCGTCTGCTGTTTGTTATATTCAGTGGTAGGCCATGATGAAGCAACGGATATATGACAGTATGAAAGGTATCGAAATCATATTATTTCTTGGGAGGCAAAACCATGTGATCCCTGGTGATATATCTCCTTCAAGGGACCCCATTGCCATAGTCTCTTACCATTCATTCTATCTGAGAATATTAGTCATATAGCATTTGTTCTATAAATATACCTATTCTAAGGGCATATCCATCAAGTCCCAAACCATTCTTGTTTTCTAAGCTCTCAGAATCCATTTTTTACCATCACTTTAGTTTGAAGaaccaagtttgaaaatcatggCCATCCGATTTCAGAGGATTATCCCTACCAAGCAGATCCTGAGGCGCATTCTTCCTTCTCCAGAGTCCACAAATGTGCCCAAAGGCCATGTTCCTGTCTATGTTGGAGAAACTGAGAAGAAGAGATTTGTGATTCCAATTTCATACTTGAAGCATCCTTCATTCCAGAACTTGCTAAGTCAAGCTGAGGAAGAGTTCGGGTTTGATCATCCACTTGGTGCTCTTACAATCCCATGCAGAGAAGAAGCCTTCATTGATCTAGCTTTCAGTTTGAATTGCTCATGAGCAATAGGCAAAATCTAAAGACAACTGGCCTGAAGGACTTCGAATCTCTAACAACACTGACTCCAAAAACTAATCCCAGAAATTTTGCACCATTGAGAAACAGGTCTTTTTGTACTGAGAACAATGTACATTTCTTGTATTTTTCTGTAAAGCAAGTGGACAGTCAAGTGTCTTCATATTAATTGAATAGCTTTACTTTTCCTCATCTCTCTTTTATCTTCCAGCAGCCATTCTGTACAAGTTTTTCCTTGTCACATTAATACTGTTGTTACTCTGCCTCCCAAAAGCTTGCATTAGGAAATTCTAACAAATGCTTGATATTTCAATTCCAATTACATGAAACAAATCATTTTGTTATGAATGTCTACTGCTGCAACCTGAATCAAACTCAACCCGAATAAGAAAAAAGGGCTTGTTATGTAGGAAGATTAATGAAGCAAGGGAAACTGAAAACAAGTAAACAGCCCCATTTCAAGTTACTATCTCTTAGGTGTTCCTTTCTATAATATAGCCAAAatgtcatcattttttttagaatatcaAGATCTAAATTACAGTTTCAATTGCCCATGAGTGAGCAGGAAGATTAATCGACTTTATTTTACATTCTCTTTGTTGTTAAACTCGTTGACAGTGACATTTGTAcagtaatattttttatatggcTATTATTTCAAGCAACATTGTCATATGAACATCTGTGTTTCTTTTCAGTGTATGCTAGTTTCATAGCAAATGAATTACAGGTAGTTTTTGTGTTTATAAGAACCCAAACAGGCTTAGACATATACCACTGGAAGGCAGTGGGTAATGGAATGAATATAGTCCCTACCAGTTGGCTGATCCAAATCCACAGTCCCCACCATGTCAGTTGATCCAAATCCAGAGTCATTGATCAGCATATAGTAATAAATAGTTAGCAATTTCAAGTGGGCTTCTCAAGTTTGTTCTGTTAATTAAGCAGTAGGCCACGAATGCATCCCAGCAAGACCTTATTATTAGCTGGGAGGCAAAGCCATGTGGTCCCTTGTGTTTGAATGTCCACTGATGGACCCTATTCAGAGACTTCTTTTCACCACCAGTTCCATTTGAGCAGACTGTCATAGAGAGTTTTCTtcctctatatatattatactCATCCTAAGGATATGGCATCCCACAGCCAAAGTTTTCTTATCCTAAGACATCTTAGAGTACAATTTTTCTTACCATTACTTTTCTGAATTCATAGAAGTCATGGGCTTCCGCTTGCCTGGGATTGTTAATGCTAAGCAGATCCTGCAGCGAGTGCGGATGGGTGGAGGGGTAAAAAATGTACCAAAAGGTTATTTTGCTGTTTATGTGGGAGAAGACCAGAAGAAGAGATTTCTGGTTCCGGTTTCATACTTGAAGGATCCTTCATTTCAGAACTTATTGAGTCAGGCAGAGGAAGAGTTCGGGTTCAATCATTCAAGGGGAGGTCTCACAATCCCATGCACAGAAAAAGCCTTCATTGATGTCACTTGTAGTTTGAATTGCTGATGAAAGCAGAGGATCTCTAACAACATTGACCTGTGAGCCAGTCTCCACAATTTTGAATTAAGACGACTTGGTTGTTTCATTTCCACTCATTGCAATCTATAAATTTTTGTATAGACAAAGCTGAGAGTCAGATCTCTCCATACAAAACATTCAAATAGAATCTcttctgtttcttctttctcatgaaatttttttgggatatttGGGACATTTGATAAACAATTAGACCCATCAAATCTTATGTAAAATGGAAGTAGGATTGTCAAAGATTTTCTCAGGTAAGTAAAAGAGTAGCAGTTAAATTGTATGTTCCTGTGTTAGCTACTTAGCTGCAAGGGTACAGCTTGATTCAGGAAGAAAAAAAACGGAGAATCTCAAAAACGACGCCATTTCATTGGAAATATAGAAAACGGAGAAAGTGAAGCACTGCCGTTTTGTTAGTAAAATTTAAACGGAGAAAAGTAAACAATGACGTTTTCTCGGTGGCCTTGGAGTGAAACGAGAACCCTCCACCTGGAGTCAGGAATGGAGGCATGTATGGATGGGGATTCCGAATACGATGTCGTTTTGATATGATGAAGCACTTTGATTGATAGTCTGCAATCCCAAAGCCATATTGGATTCCGCCATTGATGTCCAACTGGCATTCTACACAGAGGTTTGATTCCATGAATGGATACTTGCATCATTGTTCTCAAACTAAGAATGTAAGATTCATTAAGAAGCTTCATGGGCTTCTACTTAGAACAGGCTTGCTCTTTATCTCCCTTGGTTTTCAGAGCACCACATGCCTTCATAGAAACAACTCTAAAACCTTCACCACCTTGCTCAACTGCATCACCCCACAAAGTCATTTCCCTCCGATATGATTCTATCCGATCATTGTCGACatgggttttcttttttggctCTGCAAACCTCTCTTTCATGCATACCAATGGGGTTCCTTTAGATACATATCATTGATTGATTTCCATTTTCTTACCTAAAATTTGGTTAATGGATTTCCATTTTCGATCTTCATTTCAACAACTATTCCCGGATCTTTGACTAGTCCACAAATTCTCGAAAGGAAAAATCACGGAGGAATCTTAACCAATCTTCAAAACCTGCTTGTTACAAAGAGAACTGATGTAGTGAGTCTCAAATGTGTACTTCTATgataatttcttaaattaagGTTGATGATCAAAgattacataaataataataataataataataataataataataatattttcttttcttttctggaCAATCACCTATTTGGTTAGTTTTCCTTTACGGCAACATTGAAACATACATACCCTCAGTCTAACTCTATATACAGCAATGTTGAGAGAATCAAGACAGGCTACAATACAGATTATTCATCTTCCATAATTTTCTGAGCAATGTTCATAAAAACACCTAATGGAAGTGCTGCAACGCCAAGGTGGTCAGCCATGGCGCCTAGGGTTTCTCTCCTGTTGTCGTTGGTtctttcttctctcctcctcctcctcctccttttCCCTTCTCGGGCAACTTCACCCTTTGGGTCCTTCAAGCTGGAGAGCTTTGGGTCTTTCAAGCATCTGGAGGGATCTGAAAAAAAGGAGACAATTACAAAGGGTTTTGACGCATGGGCTGGTGTACCAAACTTCACCTTCGACAGGGTTCGAGATGAAATATTTGCTAAAATCCGAGTTTACTTCCAAGTCAGGGATAAGGGAACACTGCGCTACCCCTTGATGGGCCTGGAGGAATCTTGGCTTACGCCGAATCATCATTGAATAATGCAACCATCCATTTCCATGGAGAAGAGGAGTTGGGGATGGCTCATTTCCAGACTGTACTGATTTGCAGACTGTTGCTACCCATGAACTAAGCCATATTCTAGGACTTGCTCACAGTCAAGTTCAGGATGTCATCATGTATCCGTACATTGAGTCAGGACAGGTCAAGCATTTCACTCAATTTTCTGAGGTAACAAGATCACCCCAATATTATTTCCTCATAGAAATCAACTATTAAGAATCAAGATCATAATAGGCTGAAAAAATAGGAGACGGATTGGAAGTTGATTTTTAGCAGGCTGATTGGTTTTTTGATGAAGGGATATATTGAATTGTAGCTCGAGGTCTCATGGTAGAATATTCGATGGAGATAAAAGAATTAGCTAGGTAAAATAATAgagcaaaataatttttttaattaatctaaGAGCccgtttaatagtgattttaataaacacttttaatctttctaatatttaaaattttttatcatttaaatgttagaaatattaaaaacttttttagaatcactcttaaacttattttaaattatgaagaGATTATTAAAAGAATGTgggtttaacaatttttttaattaaaaattggtaaaaattgattttgattttcttcatttccaCAACTTTTCCCCAGTGTTTGACTGGTCCTCCTTTCATTTAATCCTCAGGCATCAACAATTGATCAAATGGTCAAACAATCCTCAAGAAATtctcaaaaatggaaaaactaTGGAGGAATAATATTCTTATCAAATCTTCAAAACCTTCTGTTAATGGACCTTTATATAGTctgttaaataattaaaataaaataaaataaaaggttgaTAATGGAAGATTGCATgcatagaaatatttttttattttggaaattggaagaCATGATTTCCTtccatataataataataataataataataataataataatttttttatgtttttctttaattgaaaatgagaagaaattaatataacCCTTTGATTCTTGAACAGCAATTTCAATATTTCGTGACAGAATTACTAATCCTGAATTAACCTTCATGACTTTGTGTTGATTCTTCCTAGAAACTCCATATGTTGCCAACATTTTGGGTAGCTTTCCTTTCCACTTATACTAAAATCTAGCAATATCCTCAGACCCAAGTCCTTATATGGTAATAATGTTTGGATAATCCCAGTTGGATGAATTAAGAAATCAAGACAGGCTGCAATACAGTTGCACTGATCATTcaccttccataattttccGAGGAATATTGCCTATAAAATGATCACCTAATTGGAGTCATGTAACGCTAAGGTGGTCAGTCATGGCGCCTAGGGTTTCACTCCTGCTCTTCATtctttcttctctcctcctccctTTCCTTTCTCAGGCAACTTCTTCAAGCCCCTCTCGCGTCGGGCCTTTCAGGCATCTGGAGAGCTTTGGGTCTTTCAAGCATCTGGAGGGGTCTAAAAAGGGCGACAAAACGGAAGGCATCCAGATGGTGAAGAAGTACCTTGAACATTACGGCTACTTGAGCTCTACCCATTATTCCCAAATGGATAGTGATGATTTCGATGATACCTTGGAATCTTCCCTCAAAGCCTTTCAGACCTTTTACCATCTCAAGCCCACTGGAAGCTTAGACGCCCCAACAGCCACCCTGATGTCCAAGCCTCGATGCGGGGTCCCGGACCACCCCACAAGCTCAAACAGTATTAACCCCCAGTATACTATCGACCCAGGGAGCGTGAAATGGCCCCGCGATCAGATGCATATCCACTATATCATCTTCCCAGACTCCCACCCAGAGGAGCCAATCACAAGGGGTTTTCAAGCATGGACCACTGTTTCAAACTTCACCTTCGAGAGGGTTCGAGAGGAATCATTTGCTAAAATCCGAGTTTATTTCCAAGTGAGGGATAAGGGAACTGCACCACCCCTTGATGGGCCTGGAGGAATCTTGGCTTACGCCGGTCCATCATTAACTAATGCAACCATCCATTTCGATGGAGAAGAGAATTGGGTGGAAGGTGCAGTTGCTGATTCTTTTGATTTGCAGACTATTGCTACCCACGAAGTAGGTCATCTTCTAGGACTTGGGCACAGTCGAGTGGTGAAAGCCAACATGTATGCTTATACGGGTACTGCAGAGACGAAACCTTTGATTCAGGATGATATCGATGGCATTAGAGCTAAATACAGCACTTGATGATCAATCGGCTGTCAACTTCTTTGTATGCTATGCATTGGCTCATGCAGTGAGTTTATTTCGTCCATCAATAaatcttatattatatttaacaaaCGAAACATAATCTTAAAGTATAAGACAATGACACTTATCATAAATAGTATTCGATACCCAGTTAAGAGTTTTCTATTCCATTTGGTGTTTACTATTCCattataatatttcattatGATGATTAATGGAAAATATTCCATTTTGATGATTAATAGAAATTATAACATGGAAATAAAATTGGACGGGTGTGAGTCGAAGATCAAAAGGTTGGCTCATGCTTTATATAAAGCTAAGGTCTCAAATATAATTGATTGGTATGAAGAGATCGACTCTCAACTATATTCAACAAATTtacaattttcaagaaaaatttgaaaaaatcttTTTGGATAAGTTTTCGTAATCTCTaactataaaaatgataataataataataataataaaattattttattattattattatcttggtAAAACCTTCCGAATatgaaaatttactaaaattaaGGAATTAAATCCCTTAAATTAATCTACTAAAATttaggaatttgaaatttaaaggaaaaatccTAAAACGGGAAAAGGGTTTCATATTAGTGGATTCAAAAGTATAATAAAGgcaaagaatattatttttttgaaattatacccacaatatttttaatttcaataaatattttatttacattatttttctattttattttgctaattTTACCTACCAAAAATTTACGAAATTTGTACGTGTAGTTAGTTTTTGGGGTCAGTGATGTTAGAGATTCGAGCTCCTTCTGGCCACTTGACAAAACAAACAGCAGAACCCCacttgaaattgttatttttgtatGGCTCCGGATTGATTCTGACATATAACCATTttgttcatttggataaaaGCATACCTACAGAATCTGGCATACAGATCAGATCTCTCATATTCAGGGACCAAATGCCAGACCATAGTATTAGACGTGGTACATATTAGGACGGGACTGTTAAATATCTGAACAGACAACTCCAAACCTCAATTTGGAGGGATGAAagcaatattttcataatgatATCGATAATTGCACCAGAAAAATTATTGATTCACTTGGTGGTCGGACTTGAACGGTGATCAAATtaatgacatcataaatatataattttaatcttattaaaaataaaataatgataaaattaaaattataaaataattataaaattttaaatatatttcttcatCTTATCTttaatattgataaattaaatcatatgataagaataaaatttattaatgtaTTGATATTTCTAattctattaaataataaaaatataacttttaatggtttacatgaaataaaattttattatctaaatatatttatttttatattttttaataatgtttaaaaaacaacttttttatatgtagtgcttttatttttaatcattcctcatatttatgtaattatttttttaaatgattatttgattaaaatggatgaaatcaTCCTAAGTTTGTAAAACTTACCCTCCATTTTTTCACCCTAAAAAAACTCATTTCGGATAAAGATGCTCTTGACTTTTTTCTCACAAAAACGgccctttattttaaaatacaaatgtaaatattcaaaatgttgaaggatatttatgtcaaaaattgagttactattcaaataaaaaaatgagagtggttaattttataaatttggatcttttcatcacttttaatctattaatcATTTTAAGCAAGGTCTTAAATCTTTGTATGTAAGCCATGTCAGCCAATGTGTCACCCACCCAATTGGCCTCTCTAAACAACTTGAGAACCTTGCACTTCCAGCTTCTATGGCTTATCTCTTGACAAGCTTTtgtttggatgacatgaagacTCCTTGCATGTATCTTCTTTTGGGTGAGGACTATAGAAGTTTGAGGATCAACTTCTGCTCTACCTTTTTATCATGGCAGTCTCCCTTTTCTGAAAATTAGTTCTGTTAGAAAGGTTGAATTGCATTTCTTGCAGAGATATGGCTCCTAATGGGTCAACAGGCCACTGAAATTAATCCTTGTTTAAGCTAGAATTCTTCTGGACCTAGACCTTCCAGCTAATTGTAGCGAAATAGTAAGCAAGTCATGATCTCCACTGATCCTTTTCTTAAGATTGAGGAAGATCCCATCTCTGATTGGCGCAGAGAAGAAGCTGTTCTGGTCAAATATTCCTCAAAGTACTAATCCAAATGCCTTCAATGATAGGACATTCCCTAAAGAAATGTAGATTTGAGTCTATAGAGGCATCACAAAAGTCACAATTGGCTGAGACAGCAGGCCTTCTTTAACCAACATTTTCCTCCCTGCAGATTCGAGTCATCCTTCCCTGCAGATTCTGAAAAGATTGGGAAGAGAACATACCTAAGTAGATGGTTCCTAGTGCCTTAAATCTGTCAAATCTTCAAGAAAATTGAGGGGAATAACTTCACTTTCCTGGAGAGTTGATCAGGAAGAATTCCAGCCAAAGCAGCCAAATCCCAATTGCTTGGATTGTTAGATAGCAgctaacttttttttctttttccaaatcaGTATTGTTCAGAGGTTGCAGGGTATGATCTATAAGAATCATACCATTAACCCAT contains the following coding sequences:
- the LOC104878770 gene encoding metalloendoproteinase 1; this translates as MAPRVSLLLFILSSLLLPFLSQATSSSPSRVGPFRHLESFGSFKHLEGSKKGDKTEGIQMVKKYLEHYGYLSSTHYSQMDSDDFDDTLESSLKAFQTFYHLKPTGSLDAPTATLMSKPRCGVPDHPTSSNSINPQYTIDPGSVKWPRDQMHIHYIIFPDSHPEEPITRGFQAWTTVSNFTFERVREESFAKIRVYFQVRDKGTAPPLDGPGGILAYAGPSLTNATIHFDGEENWVEGAVADSFDLQTIATHEVGHLLGLGHSRVVKANMYAYTGTAETKPLIQDDIDGIRAKYST
- the LOC100267560 gene encoding auxin-induced protein X15; this encodes MGFRLPGIVNAKQILQRVRMGGGVKNVPKGYFAVYVGEDQKKRFLVPVSYLKDPSFQNLLSQAEEEFGFNHSRGGLTIPCTEKAFIDVTCSLNC